A genomic stretch from Clavelina lepadiformis chromosome 5, kaClaLepa1.1, whole genome shotgun sequence includes:
- the LOC143461243 gene encoding kinesin-like protein KIF20A translates to MKVFLRIRPFIGHETVPNQDQKCMEVSEDGHVLTLHAPKDSNKFKTSVHGVGDKIQSFFLQKYFRRIPVKNSFLI, encoded by the exons ATGAAGGTTTTTTTGAGGATTCGGCCATTTATTGGTCATGAAACTGTTCCAAATCAAGACCAG AAATGCATGGAAGTGTCAGAAGATGGGCATGTTTTAACGCTGCATGCACCAAAAgattcaaacaaatttaaaacaagtgtTCATGGTGTTGGTGACAAAATTCAgtcattttttttacaaaaatatttccgcCGGATACCAG tcaaaaacagttttttgatTTAA